A genomic region of Dreissena polymorpha isolate Duluth1 chromosome 4, UMN_Dpol_1.0, whole genome shotgun sequence contains the following coding sequences:
- the LOC127878428 gene encoding uncharacterized protein LOC127878428 yields the protein MTPTFLILVLCFATTQGRRPQGLRKHVHEFEIPQAQTKQKNSTKIWSGLNLKGFSWKDCGTSSSLVNIQSLSLSPDPLAFPGPVNVAAEFVVKQSLVAPLKGQLKVYKKIFGTYIEIPCVDNVGSCTYDDLCSKLAPIQGQCPDSLKKIGIDCSCPIAANSYNLGKTEFDVSASVIPGGDYHIIADITMNGAQATCIDMDSANIRGFAVLLVCFLRSILNMRVVLLLVAVATCFAHPHVYEMEMGNFEKLSSFIKTKEDLIHFLTEHHSPRGKPARLTGFSFKDCGGANAMVNIGSLSVTPDPISFPGPLNVAAVFKIKSDLNAPLQGDVQISKKILGNWVKLPCVDNFGSCTYPDLCELLEQVQCPDPIVRIGIDCQCPLKSNSYSLPQTEFDVDASVIPAGDYLLQGNVTYMGQEAACLQLTLTFT from the exons AATTCCACCAAGATATGGTCTGGCCTGAATCTAAAAGGTTTCTCCTGGAAGGATTGTGGAACATCATCATCACTTGTGAACATCCAGTCTCTGTCTTTGAGTCCCGACCCACTGGCTTTCCCAGGACCGGTCAATGTGGCAGCAGAATTCGTTGTGAAGCAATCACTTGTTGCTCCATTGAAA GGTCAGTTAAAAGTGTACAAGAAGATATTTGGCACCTACATTGAGATTCCATGTGTTGACAATGTTGGCTCGTGCACCTATGATGACCTGTGTTCAAAGCTGGCTCCTATCCAGGGCCAGTGCCCGGACTCTCTGAAGAAGATTGGGATTGACTGCTCCTGCCCAATTGCAGCG AACTCCTACAACCTCGGAAAGACAGAGTTTGATGTGTCAGCGTCAGTAATTCCAGGTGGAGATTACCACATCATTGCTGACATAACGATGAATGGGGCCCAGGCCACGTGCATCGATAT GGAT TCTGCAAACATTCGCGGTTTCGCTGTCCTATTGGTGTGCTTTCTGCGTTCGATTCTTAACATGCGCGTGGTCCTTCTTCTAGTTGCCGTGGCAACGTGCTTCGCACATCCACATGTTTATGAGATGGAGATGGGTAATTTCGAGAAACTCTCAAGTTTCATTAAGACCAAGGAGGACCTCATCCATTTCCTGACTGAACAC CACTCACCCCGTGGGAAGCCAGCCCGTCTGACGGGTTTCTCATTCAAGGACTGTGGCGGCGCCAACGCCATGGTAAACATCGGCTCACTTAGCGTCACCCCCGACCCAATCTCGTTTCCCGGGCCCCTCAACGTCGCCGCCGTCTTCAAGATCAAGAGTGACCTGAACGCACCGCTCCAG GGCGACGTTCAAATCTCGAAAAAGATTCTGGGCAACTGGGTGAAGCTCCCGTGCGTTGACAACTTCGGCTCGTGCACATACCCGGACCTGTGCGAGCTGCTCGAGCAGGTGCAGTGTCCAGACCCCATAGTACGCATCGGTATCGACTGCCAGTGTCCCCTTAAATCG AACTCCTACTCGCTGCCCCAGACCGAGTTCGACGTCGACGCAAGTGTGATTCCCGCCGGAGACTACCTACTCCAGGGCAACGTCACATATATGGGCCAGGAGGCGGCGTGCCTTCAGCTCACCCTGACCTTCACGTAG